From the Nostoc sp. PCC 7107 genome, the window AAGTAGACCGCAACAAAACCAATGCACTGCAAGTGAATGTAGATGATATATTTACCACCCTGCAAACTGCTTTAGGGTCACAATATGTCAACGATTTCAACCTCCAGCAGCGTAACTATCGGGTATATGTCCAAGCAGATGAACAGTTTCGCTCTAACCCCCAAGATATCGGGCAATTATATGTTCGTTCTCGCAAGAATGAAATAATTCCTTTGAGTAACTTGGTGAAAATTACTCCTACCACAGGAGCGCAAACAATTAACCACTACAATCTATTTCGCTCCATCGAAATCAATGGTTCCGCAGCACCAGGCTCTAGTTCGGGAGACGCTATCCAAAAAATGGAACAGGTAGCTCAACAAGTTCTACCAGCCAGTTACGGTTACGAATGGTCAGGTACAGCCTTAGAAGAACTAGAATCTGGTGGTTTAGCACCCGTGATTTTTGGCTTAGGATTAGTTTTTGTCTTCTTAGTTCTAGCAGCCCAATATGAAAATTACATTGACCCTTTAATTATCATGCTTTCAGTGCCTTTAGCGATTTTTGGCGCACTGTTAGCCCAGTCAATGCGGGGTTTTGCTAACGATGTTTACTGTCAAATTGGTCTAGTCATGTTGATTGGTTTGGCTAGTAAAAATGCGATTTTGATTGTGGAATTTGCTAACCAGTTGCGAGAACAAGGACTATCGATTACCAAAGCCGTCATTGAAGCTTCTCAAGAACGCTTACGCCCAATTTTAATGACTGCTTTTTCCACGCTTTTGGGGATTTTTCCCTTGGCCGTGGCGACTGGTGCAGGTGCAGGAAGCCGTCAATCTTTGGGGACAGCAGTATTTGGTGGGATGTTAATTGCCACATTCTTAAGTTTGTTTGTCGTACCCATTTTGTACATCGTGATTAAATCCTTCACAGAACGATTGATGAAGTCAAATCCAGAAGAAACAATGCACTGATGCAGTTATGTATAGGGGGATTTAGCCAAAATCCCCTTAGCAAAATTAATGTAAATAGTTCCTGTGAGATATGTTGTATTACTCCTCAATAGTGATAATGTTTTCACAGGTAAAACTACTCATACCAATTGAAAAGATTATGGCAGATGGATTGAGAGAAATTAGATGCAGATAACAATTATCAATCCAAAGTCCAAAGTGGTATGGGATGTGTAGCAGAGGTACTTGCTGATGTCTCACATCTGTTGGCGGTTACATTTGGGAGCAGTTTTAGCTGTTGGTGGAGCTTTCGTTACGACTTCAATCGAGAGTAGTCTAGCCCAGAGTATCACCGTGGATGGAACTTTAGGAAGCACACAGACGATCAATGGGCCAAACTACACAATTCCTCAGTCAGTAGGTCAAACTGTTGGTAGTAACTTGTTTCACAGTTTTGGTCGTTTTAGTTTAAATACAAGTGAAAGCGCAGTTTTTCAAAGTGCTGGGGAGATCAGAAATATTCTTTCTCGTGTTACTGGTGGTTTACCATCCAGAATTGACGGTTTAATTCGCACAGACAGTAACAATGTCAATTTGTTCTTGATTAATCCTAGTGGTATTGTGTTTGGCCCGAATGCCCGATTGGATGTCGGCGGAAGCACCAGAGGTTCTTTTATCGCCACTACAGCAGATGCAATTGTTTGGGGAAATAACAGCCAATTTAGTGCTACTAACCCTGGAGGAGTTAATAGCTTACTGACAATTGTCGGCGACCCTAGTGGGTTTTTATTCAATAGACCACCACAAGCCATAGCGGTTAACGGTAGTGAACTAAGCGTTGATCAAAGTCAAAGTTTGTTATTGCTAGGCGGTAAGATTAACTTAAATAACAGCTTGTTAGAAGTAGATTCATCAGTTGGTGGTCAAATAGAACTCGGCTCTGTTGGCGCACCAGGAAAAGTAGGAATCACTACTCAGGGAAATATTCTCAACCTGGATTTTCCTCGAAATTTAGTACGAGCAGATGTGTCTCTTCGCAATAACGCTCAGGTGAATGTTTTCGCAGAGGTTGGCGGTAGCATTAACGTTAATACCCACAACTTAAATCTAGAGGGTGGAAGTCATATACAAGTTGCCATACCCGAAGGATCGGGAGATATTAATAGCCGCACTGGGGATATAAATGTCAATGCTACAGGTAATATACATCTGCAACAGCGGAGTATGATTTCTACAGCAGTAGCCATAAATGCTACTGGCAATGCTGGCAATATCAATATCGTTACTAACTCACTACTAGCAGCCGATGGCTCACAAGTCAATGCCAGTTCTTTTGGGATAGGTGATGGTGGAAGTATTTCAATTACAGCGGGTGATGCTGTCGCCTTTGATGGGGTGGCGAGCGATGGCTTAATTAGCTCGGCAATTAGTTATATTGATGCTGGAGCAGAAGGTAACGGTGGTATCGTCACTATTAACGCGCGATCGCTCACTTTAACCAACGGTGGTCAAGTTAGCGCCAGTGTACGTTCCGCTACCAATACCTTACCAGGCGGTCAGGGTAATGCTGGTAATGTGAATGTTAATGTGCGTGATGCCATCATAATTAACGATGCTAATAGTGGTGTACTCAGCCTCTTAGGTGTCGGTGCGGTGGGCAGGGGTGGTAATATCGAAATTAATACAGGCTCATTGACAGTTACCAATGGTGGACAAGTCAACGCTAGTTCTTTTGGGATAGGTGATGGTGGAAATATCTCAATTACAGCGGGTGATACTGTCGCCTTTGATGGTGTGGCGAGTAATGGTTTAATTAGCTCGGCAATTAGTTATATTGATGCCGGCGCAGAAGGTAACGGTGGTATCGTCACTATTAACGCGCGATCGCTCACTTTAACCAACGGTGGCCAAGTTAGTGCCAGTGTACGTTCTGCTACCGATAGCTTACCAGGCGGTCGGGGTAATGCGGGCAACGTCAATATCAATGTAAGTGATACAACTACTATCACTGGCCGAAGTGCTAACGCTACTAATAGCGGCATTTTAAGTCTTGTTGGTGTAGGCGCAGTGGGCAATGGTGGCAATGTAAATTTAGACACCGAAAATTTAACACTCCGAGATAATGCGGAATTAACTGTCAGTAACCGCGGTATAGGTAACGCTGGCAACATTAGAGCTAATGCTGGCAACATCGTGTTAGATAATCAAGGACAAATCACGGCAACTTCATTATCAGGCCAAGGTGGAAATATCTCCTTACAAGTTAGGGATATTTTATTACTCCGCCGCAATAGCTTTATCTCCCACATCTCCGGAACCCCAGAAGCTGGCGGAACAGGGGGCAATTTTTTGGCTAATGCTGGTTTTATCGTCGCTGTCCCATCTGAAAATAGCGACATTATTACTAATGCTTTTAACGGTAGTGGCGGAAATATTATCATCAATGCTCAAAACATTTTTGGTTTGCAGTTTCAACCCCAATTAACATTAGGGAGTGACATTGTAGCAACGGGAACTGTCACCTTAAACACACCAAAT encodes:
- a CDS encoding filamentous hemagglutinin N-terminal domain-containing protein; the encoded protein is MSHICWRLHLGAVLAVGGAFVTTSIESSLAQSITVDGTLGSTQTINGPNYTIPQSVGQTVGSNLFHSFGRFSLNTSESAVFQSAGEIRNILSRVTGGLPSRIDGLIRTDSNNVNLFLINPSGIVFGPNARLDVGGSTRGSFIATTADAIVWGNNSQFSATNPGGVNSLLTIVGDPSGFLFNRPPQAIAVNGSELSVDQSQSLLLLGGKINLNNSLLEVDSSVGGQIELGSVGAPGKVGITTQGNILNLDFPRNLVRADVSLRNNAQVNVFAEVGGSINVNTHNLNLEGGSHIQVAIPEGSGDINSRTGDINVNATGNIHLQQRSMISTAVAINATGNAGNINIVTNSLLAADGSQVNASSFGIGDGGSISITAGDAVAFDGVASDGLISSAISYIDAGAEGNGGIVTINARSLTLTNGGQVSASVRSATNTLPGGQGNAGNVNVNVRDAIIINDANSGVLSLLGVGAVGRGGNIEINTGSLTVTNGGQVNASSFGIGDGGNISITAGDTVAFDGVASNGLISSAISYIDAGAEGNGGIVTINARSLTLTNGGQVSASVRSATDSLPGGRGNAGNVNINVSDTTTITGRSANATNSGILSLVGVGAVGNGGNVNLDTENLTLRDNAELTVSNRGIGNAGNIRANAGNIVLDNQGQITATSLSGQGGNISLQVRDILLLRRNSFISHISGTPEAGGTGGNFLANAGFIVAVPSENSDIITNAFNGSGGNIIINAQNIFGLQFQPQLTLGSDIVATGTVTLNTPNIDPVQSLAYLPTTVDAPEPIGQSCRNNQTGSQFNVTGRGGLPGSPDESLSGDVVWSDTRLTVAAKPQHNPTIPGTQKQSNIADHLAIVPATGWVRDRQGKVTLVAHSPNISNSNVGYLGTHCQIPQPD